Proteins from a genomic interval of Maylandia zebra isolate NMK-2024a linkage group LG15, Mzebra_GT3a, whole genome shotgun sequence:
- the opn8c gene encoding opsin 8, group member c isoform X2 → MPLNSSDGNRTTSAFTSKLTPAADICVGLAIFSIALLSVMGNGLVLVICYLRRKKMVGSELLCVNLAVVDFLSCICFYPLAILSSFHHAWLGENITCVYYGFGCYIFGLCGMFTITAISIIRYLKTCYSLAYAVWLKGTNIRLLCCAIWLVATVWSSFPLFGWGEYVPEPYGLSCTIAWQGYHTSAKDAFYVICSFACFTLVPVLLIVVSQCRILYKVSRFSYLLSARGIRNNLRRAEKRLSMMFFCISLGFVIAWAPYAVVSFLFIFHKEHRYMAPEGFVFPALFAKSSHIYNPFIYFYFNKTFQRELHRLLLSTYHKLGGNRVGVHVTTAHQAPYSAPGTRIQPKNKLGSSQGGTQSKHKRKVLQSSNNHDRLVYTCWGSTSKKASTISNNKPARASMPISI, encoded by the exons ATGCCTCTGAACTCCTCTGATGGAAACCGGACCACCTCCGCCTTCACCTCCAAACTGACCCCAGCTGCTGACATATGCGTGGGACTGGCCATCTTCTCCATCG CTCTGCTCTCTGTAATGGGGAATGGGCTGGTGCTGGTGATCTGTTACCTCAGGAGGAAGAAGATGGTGGGCTCGGAGCTGCTGTGCGTCAACCTGGCTGTTGTCGACTTCCTCAGCTGCATCTGCTTCTACCCGCTCGCCATCCTGTCCTCCTTCCACCACGCCTGGCTGGGAGAAAACATCACGTGCGTTTACTACGGCTTCGGCTGCTACATCTTCGGCTTGTGCGGCATGTTCACCATCACTGCCATCAGCATCATCCGCTACCTAAAGACCTGCTACAGCTTGGCTTACG CTGTGTGGCTGAAAGGAACCAACATCCGCCTCTTGTGCTGTGCTATCTGGCTGGTTGCTACAGTGTGGTCCAGCTTCCCTCTGTTCGGCTGGGGCGAGTACGTCCCCGAGCCTTACGGACTGTCCTGCACAATCGCCTGGCAGGGTTATCACACCTCTGCCAAGGATGCCTTCTATGTCATCTGCTCCTTTGCCTGCTTCACGCTGGTTCCCGTCCTCCTCATTGTGGTGTCGCAGTGCAGGATCCTCTACAAGGTGTCCCGCTTCTCCTACTTGCTGTCTGCTAGGGGCATCCGCAACAACCTGCGCCGCGCTGAGAAGCGGCTCTCCATG ATGTTTTTCTGCATCAGTTTGGGTTTTGTAATTGCCTGGGCTCCCTACGCTGTCGTGTCCTTCCTTTTCATTTTCCACAAGGAGCACCGGTACATGGCTCCGGAGGGTTTCGTGTTTCCCGCCCTCTTCGCCAAAAGCTCCCACATCTACAACCCATTCATCTACTTCTACTTCAACAAGACTTTCCAGCGGGAGCTCCACCGGCTGCTTCTCTCAACCTACCACAAGCTGGGAGGAAACCGAGTTGGGGTCCACGTTACCACAGCCCATCAGGCTCCATATTCAGCTCCAGGAACAAGGATCCAGCCAAAGAATAAATTGGGCTCGTCTCAGGGTGGAACTCAAAGCAAACATAAACGCAAAGTACTGCAGAGCAGCAACAACCACGACAGGCTGGTGTACACCTGCTGGGGCTCCACATCGAAGAAAGCCTCCACCATCTCCAATAATAAACCTGCCAGGGCCTCCATGCCTATCTCTATATAA
- the ppp2r5a gene encoding serine/threonine-protein phosphatase 2A 56 kDa regulatory subunit alpha isoform, translating into MSAISASEKVDGFTRKSMRKAQKQRKSQGSSQYRTHTAPVELSPLPQLKDAPSTEQQELFTQKLQQCCMLFDFLDSVTDLKSKEIKRATLNELVDYVSTNRGVLVEPAYPEITNMICTNIFRVLPPSDNPDFDPEEDEPTLEAAWPHIQLVYEFLLRFLENPDFQPSIAKRYIDQKFVLQLLELFDSEDPRERDFLKTILHRIYGKFLGLRAFIRKQINNIFLRFIYETEHFNGVAELLEILGSIINGFALPLKAEHKQFLMKVLIPLHTAKGLALFHAQLAYCVVQFLEKDPTLTEPVIRGLLKFWPKTCSQKEVMFLGEIEEILDVIEPTQFKKIQEPLFKQISKCVTNPHFQVAERALYFWNNEYILSLIEENIDKILPIMFGSLYRISKEHWNPTIVALVYNVLKTLMEMNCTLFDELTSSYKADRQREKKKEQEREELWKKLEELKLGDMPLVQNNSHGLPSVQNNNNNNSNSNHEDQERSAAAVTADNKDPDATAAVSKSTPCAK; encoded by the exons atgCCCCGTCCACAGAGCAGCAAGAACTGTTCACCCAGAAACTCCAACAGTGCTGCATGCTCTTTGACTTCCTGGACTCAGTCACTGACCTGAAAAGCAAGGAGATCAAGAGGGCCACACTTAACGAGCTTGTGGATTACGTTTCGACCAACAGGGGCGTTCTGGTGGAGCCAGCATACCCGGAGATCACGAACATG ATCTGCACCAATATTTTCCGGGTTCTCCCACCAAGTGACAATCCGGATTTTGACCCAGAAGAGGATGAGCCCACTCTGGAAGCTGCATGGCCTCACATACAA CTGGTCTATGAGTTTCTTCTGCGCTTCTTGGAGAATCCAGATTTCCAACCCAGCATTGCAAAGAGATATATTGATCAGAAGTTTGTTCTGCag TTGCTGGAGCTGTTTGACAGTGAGGACCCAAGGGAGCGGGACTTTCTAAAGACCATCCTGCATCGAATTTATGGAAAGTTCCTGGGATTGCGGGCCTTCATCAGGAAGCAGATTAACAACATTTTCTTGCG GTTCATATATGAAACCGAACACTTCAATGGAGTTGCTGAACTGTTAGAGATCCTGGGAAg TATCATCAACGGGTTTGCGTTGCCTCTGAAAGCCGAGCACAAGCAGTTTCTGATGAAGGTGCTCATCCCGTTACACACAGCTAAAGGATTGGCTCTTTTTCATGCACAG CTTGCCTACTGCGTGGTGCAGTTCTTGGAGAAGGATCCTACGCTTACCGAGCcg GTGATCCGTGGTCTGCTGAAGTTTTGGCCTAAAACCTGCAGCCAGAAAGAG GTGATGTTTCTTGGCGAAATTGAAGAGATTCTGGATGTCATCGAACCAACGCAGTTCAAAAAGATCCAGGAGCCACTATTCAAGCAGATCTCCAAATGTGTGACCAATCCACATtttcag GTAGCGGAGCGGGCGCTCTACTTCTGGAATAACGAGTACATCCTCAGCCTCATCGAAGAGAACATCGACAAGATCCTTCCCATCATGTTTGGCAGCCTGTACAGAATCTCCAAAGAACACTGGAATCC GACAATCGTAGCTCTAGTCTACAATGTGCTGAAGACGCTGATGGAGATGAACTGCACACTTTTCGATGAGTTGACGTCCTCCTATAAAGCAGACCGGCAACG GGAAAAGAAGAAGGAGCAGGAGAGAGAAGAGCTGTGGAAGAAGCTGGAGGAGCTGAAGCTCGGTGACATGCCGCTGGTCCAGAACAACAGCCACGGGCTTCCGAGtgtccaaaacaacaacaacaataatagtaaCAGTAACCACGAGGACCAGGAAAGGAGCGCCGCTGCTGTTACCGCAGACAACAAAGACCCCGACGCCACCGCAGCTGTCAGCAAGAGCACCCCATGTGCCAAATGA
- the opn8c gene encoding opsin 8, group member c isoform X1, which produces MFANILVIAIIKIVLLPKRPNAKRMQQFPSDLLPGAALLSVMGNGLVLVICYLRRKKMVGSELLCVNLAVVDFLSCICFYPLAILSSFHHAWLGENITCVYYGFGCYIFGLCGMFTITAISIIRYLKTCYSLAYAVWLKGTNIRLLCCAIWLVATVWSSFPLFGWGEYVPEPYGLSCTIAWQGYHTSAKDAFYVICSFACFTLVPVLLIVVSQCRILYKVSRFSYLLSARGIRNNLRRAEKRLSMMFFCISLGFVIAWAPYAVVSFLFIFHKEHRYMAPEGFVFPALFAKSSHIYNPFIYFYFNKTFQRELHRLLLSTYHKLGGNRVGVHVTTAHQAPYSAPGTRIQPKNKLGSSQGGTQSKHKRKVLQSSNNHDRLVYTCWGSTSKKASTISNNKPARASMPISI; this is translated from the exons ATGTTTGCTAACATTTTGGTCATAGCAATTATAAAAATAGTGTTGCTTCCAAAGAGGCCAAATGCTAAACGAATGCAGCAGTTTCCTTCTGACCTTCTTCCCGGTGCAGCTCTGCTCTCTGTAATGGGGAATGGGCTGGTGCTGGTGATCTGTTACCTCAGGAGGAAGAAGATGGTGGGCTCGGAGCTGCTGTGCGTCAACCTGGCTGTTGTCGACTTCCTCAGCTGCATCTGCTTCTACCCGCTCGCCATCCTGTCCTCCTTCCACCACGCCTGGCTGGGAGAAAACATCACGTGCGTTTACTACGGCTTCGGCTGCTACATCTTCGGCTTGTGCGGCATGTTCACCATCACTGCCATCAGCATCATCCGCTACCTAAAGACCTGCTACAGCTTGGCTTACG CTGTGTGGCTGAAAGGAACCAACATCCGCCTCTTGTGCTGTGCTATCTGGCTGGTTGCTACAGTGTGGTCCAGCTTCCCTCTGTTCGGCTGGGGCGAGTACGTCCCCGAGCCTTACGGACTGTCCTGCACAATCGCCTGGCAGGGTTATCACACCTCTGCCAAGGATGCCTTCTATGTCATCTGCTCCTTTGCCTGCTTCACGCTGGTTCCCGTCCTCCTCATTGTGGTGTCGCAGTGCAGGATCCTCTACAAGGTGTCCCGCTTCTCCTACTTGCTGTCTGCTAGGGGCATCCGCAACAACCTGCGCCGCGCTGAGAAGCGGCTCTCCATG ATGTTTTTCTGCATCAGTTTGGGTTTTGTAATTGCCTGGGCTCCCTACGCTGTCGTGTCCTTCCTTTTCATTTTCCACAAGGAGCACCGGTACATGGCTCCGGAGGGTTTCGTGTTTCCCGCCCTCTTCGCCAAAAGCTCCCACATCTACAACCCATTCATCTACTTCTACTTCAACAAGACTTTCCAGCGGGAGCTCCACCGGCTGCTTCTCTCAACCTACCACAAGCTGGGAGGAAACCGAGTTGGGGTCCACGTTACCACAGCCCATCAGGCTCCATATTCAGCTCCAGGAACAAGGATCCAGCCAAAGAATAAATTGGGCTCGTCTCAGGGTGGAACTCAAAGCAAACATAAACGCAAAGTACTGCAGAGCAGCAACAACCACGACAGGCTGGTGTACACCTGCTGGGGCTCCACATCGAAGAAAGCCTCCACCATCTCCAATAATAAACCTGCCAGGGCCTCCATGCCTATCTCTATATAA